One Dromiciops gliroides isolate mDroGli1 chromosome 3, mDroGli1.pri, whole genome shotgun sequence DNA segment encodes these proteins:
- the LOC122747364 gene encoding olfactory receptor 5AC1-like — protein MAEENKTLVTEFVLTGLTDLPELQIPLFLVFLVIYLTTMVGNIGLVVLVWMDSRLHTPMYMFLSSLAFSDAWASSSVTPKMLVNFLTKDKIISLMECMAQFYFFGVSATAECFILAAMAYDRYAAICYPLLYPVRMSNRLCRQLVIASYTIGFLHLIIHVGLLFRLNFCKSNRIHYFYCEILQLFKISCTDPSINTLVVFIFSAFIQTFTFTIIIISYAFVLSAILRIQSENGRSKAFSTCSAHLFSVSLFYGTLFVMYVRPGSGTAKDQDVMYSLFYTIIIPLLNPFIYSLRNKKVLGSLRKVIKKIDVS, from the coding sequence ATGGCAGAGGAGAACAAGACATTGGTGACAGAGTTTGTTCTCACCGGACTTACAGACCTCCCTGAGCTCCAGATCCCTCTCTTCTTAGTGTTCTTAGTGATCTACCTCACAACCATGGTGGGGAATATTGGGCTGGTTGTACTAGTTTGGATGGACTCTCGCCTTCACACACCCATGTACATGTTCCTCAGTAGTTTAGCTTTTTCGGATGCCTGGGCTTCCTCTTCAGTGACCCCTAAGATGCTGGTGAATTTCTTAACTAAGGATAAAATTATCTCTCTTATGGAATGCATGgcccaattttacttttttggtgTCAGTGCCACTGCAGAGTGTTTCATTTTGGCAGCGATGGCATATGACCGATATGCAGCCATATGTTATCCTCTCCTGTATCCAGTGAGGATGTCCAATAGACTGTGCAGGCAGCTGGTGATTGCTTCCTATACAATTGGCTTTCTTCATCTCATTATTCATGTGGGCTTGTTATTCAGATTAAACTTCTGTAAGTCAAATAGAATACATTATTTCTATTGTGAAATTTTACAGTTGTTTAAAATTTCCTGTACAGACCCATCCATTAACACACTGgtggttttcattttctctgcCTTTATTCAAACTTTCACTTTTACGATCATCATCATCTCTTATGCCTTTGTCCTCTCTGCTATCCTGAGGATTCAGTCTGAAAACGGAAGGAGCAAAGCCTTCTCCACATGCAGTGCCCATCTGTTTTCTGTCTCCTTATTCTACGGAACTCTTTTTGTTATGTATGTGCGTCCTGGGTCTGGCACAGCTAAAGATCAGGATGTAATGTATTCCTTATTTTATACTATCATAATCCCCCTGTTGAACCCATTTATCTACAGCCTGAGAAACAAAAAGGTCCTTGGTTCTCTgagaaaagtaataaaaaaaatagatgtttctTAA
- the LOC122750034 gene encoding olfactory receptor 5AC1-like, with protein MAEENKTLVTEFVLTGLTDLPELQIPLFLMFLVIYLTTMVGNIGLLVLVWMDSRLHTPMYMFLSSLAFSDALTSSSVTPKMLVNFLTKDKIISLMECMAQFYFFGASATTECFLLAAMAYDRYAAICNPLLYPVRMSNRLCRQLVIASYTIGFLHSLIHVGLLFRLNFCKSNRIHYFYCEILQLFKISCMDPSINTLMIFIFSAFIQTFTFMIIIISYAFVLSAILRIQSENGRSKAFSTCSAHLFSVSLFYGTLFVMYVRPGSGTAKDQDVMYSLFYTIIIPLLNPFIYSLRNKEVLGSLRKVIIK; from the coding sequence ATGGCAGAGGAGAACAAGACATTGGTGACAGAGTTTGTTCTCACCGGACTTACAGACCTCCCTGAGCTCCAGATCCCTCTCTTCTTGATGTTCTTAGTGATCTACCTCACAACCATGGTGGGGAATATTGGGCTGCTTGTACTTGTTTGGATGGACTCTCGCCTTCACACACCCATGTACATGTTCCTCAGTAGTTTAGCTTTTTCAGATGCATTAACTTCCTCTTCAGTGACCCCTAAAATGCTGGTGAATTTCTTAACTAAGGATAAAATTATCTCTCTTATGGAATGCATggctcaattttatttttttggtgcaAGTGCAACCACAGAATGTTTCCTGTTGGCAGCGATGGCATATGACCGATATGCAGCCATATGCAACCCTCTGCTTTATCCAGTGAGGATGTCCAATAGACTGTGCAGGCAGCTGGTGATTGCTTCCTATACAATTGGCTTTCTTCATTCACTGATTCATGTGGGCTTGTTATTCAGATTAAACTTCTGTAAGTCAAATAGAATACATTATTTCTATTGTGAAATTTTACAGTTGTTTAAAATTTCCTGTATGGACCCATCCATTAACACACTgatgattttcattttctctgcctTTATTCAAACTTTCACTTTtatgatcatcatcatctcttATGCCTTTGTCCTCTCTGCTATCCTGAGGATTCAGTCTGAAAACGGAAGGAGCAAAGCCTTCTCCACATGCAGTGCCCATCTGTTTTCTGTCTCCTTATTCTACGGAACTCTTTTTGTTATGTATGTGCGTCCTGGGTCTGGCACAGCTAAAGATCAGGATGTAATGTATTCCTTATTTTATACTATCATAATCCCCCTGTTGAACCCATTTATCTACAGCCTGAGAAACAAAGAGGTCCTTGGTTCTCTgagaaaagtaataataaaatag
- the LOC122747365 gene encoding olfactory receptor 5AC1-like, translating into MTEENETLVIEFVLVGFTNYAGPQVLLFMVFLGIYIITMVGNIGLIVLIWMNSHLRTPMYFFLGDLALADACISTTVSPKMLVNFITQNKMISLPECMVQFYFFSFSATTECFLLAAMAYDRYVAICNPLLYPVVMTNGLCSQLSVFSLVAGLLHSMFHVALLFRLSFCHSNKIHHFFCDIMPLYKISCIDPSINILMVFIFSGSIQVFTILTIAISYACILFAILKKKSQKGRRKAFSTCGAHLFSVSLFFGSLLFMYVRPRSLQTDDQDMMDSLFYTIVIPMLNPFIYSLRNKEVIKALRTVLKQKILPK; encoded by the coding sequence ATGACGGAAGAAAACGAGACGTTGGTAATAGAATTTGTTCTCGTGGGATTTACAAATTATGCAGGGCCTCAGGTTCTCCTTTTCATGGTGTTCTTAGGTATCTACATCATAACTATGGTGGGGAATATTGGATTGATTGTGCTTATCTGGATGAACTCTCACCTTCGTACCCCTATGTACTTCTTTCTTGGTGATTTAGCTTTAGCTGACGCTTGTATTTCAACCACAGTGAGCCCTAAGATGTTGGTGAACTTTATAACCCAAAATAAAATGATATCCTTACCTGAATGCATGgtacaattctattttttttcattcagtgcGACAACAGAATGTTTTCTTCTGGCTGCAATGGCATATGACAGATATGTAGCTATCTGTAACCCCTTGCTTTATCCAGTGGTGATGACTAACGGGTTATGCAGCCAGCTATCAGTCTTTTCATTAGTAGCTGGCCTCCTTCACTCCATGTTTCATGTAGCTTTGTTATTTAGATTGAGTTTCTGCCACTCCAATAAAATCCATCACTTTTTTTGTGATATCATGCCTTTATATAAAATTTCCTGTATTGACCCTTCTATTAATATTCTGATGGTTTTTATCTTCTCTGGGTCAATTCAGGTCTTTACTATTTTGACTATTGCAATTTCTTATGCTTGTATCCTCTTTGCCATTCtgaaaaagaaatctcaaaagggaagaaggaaagcctTCTCTACTTGTGGGGCTCACCtgttctctgtttccttattttttggCTCTCTCCTCTTCATGTATGTGCGTCCTCGATCATTGCAAACAGATGATCAAGATATGATGGATTCCTTGTTCTATACTATTGTAATTCCTATGCTGAATCCTTTCATCTACAGCCTGAGAAACAAGGAAGTTATAAAAGCCCTGAGAActgtattaaaacaaaaaatacttcctAAGTGA